The nucleotide window AAAAGGAGGCAAATTTTCTCAATAACTCGCAGAATATTGTTGTGTTAAACGATAAAACACTGATCAAGGGGGGTAGCTTTACGGACGCGCCTGTTCTGGCAATATCTGATAAGGGGGCAGGCTTCAAGACGATGGGAGAAAACGATGAATGGGTCAAAATTAAACTTAATGAAAACATGGTCGGGTGGATAAGAAAAGACGATATCATCTTCGTAGACTTTGTAAGTTCATCTTCCGACACACAGAATTTAAAAGAATATTTTGAAGGACCTCCAGTCATAAGCATTGTTGATCCGCCCCTTGCAACTGAGTCCGATACAATCACCATTAACGGTTCGGCAGAGGACGGTGATGGCGTTGCGCTGGTTTATGTTTTTTTGGATGAGGACAAAGTTATGCTACTACCCTCGAGAGAAAATAATGTTCCAATTTCCGTCAATTTAAAACTACATGAAGGGACTAATGTAATAACGTTCCTTGCAAAAGACTCAAAGGGTCTGATGGCTAAAAAGTCTTTTGTTGTAAGGAAAGAGGGCTAGACTAAGGACATGCTAACTGAATGGCCAAATTCATTCTTGGTCGGGTCTTTACAGGAGCGTTTGTTGTCATTGTCGTATCATCTATCACTTTCTTCCTGCTGAGAGTCCTTCCAGGCGGACCCTTTGATACGGAAAAGAAACTCCCTCCTCAGATTCTGATCAATATAGAGCAAAAATACAGGCTGACCGAGCCGGTATGGAAGCAATACGCTATATACATGAATAACCTTTTAACCGGTGACTTCGGGCCCTCCTACAAATACGTTGACAGGACCGCAAACGATATTATCGGGGACACGCTCCCGGTATCGATGGAGCTGGGTTTAGTCGCGCTACTAGCCTCTATCATATTCGGTACATCAATGGGAACGATTTCCGCAACCAGGCCAAGGGGATTGTTCGATTTTGTTGCGGTATCCCTATCTACCGCTCTGGTATCTGTGCCAAGCTTCGTCATAGGCGCAGTCTTAATATATGTGTTCTCTGTAAAACTGGGGTGGTTTCCCGCAGCCCTGTGGGGAGATGCTAGGCACCTTGTACTACCTGCACTGACCCTTGCCTTGGGTCCAGCCGCCTACCTGGCGCGTCTCGTTAGGGCAAGCATGCTAGAGACATCCCAAGCTACATTTATAAGAACCGCAAGGGCAAAGGGACTCAGCGAGACAAGGGTGGTCGTTAAACACATACTCAGAAATGCCCTAATTCCAGTGGTTACTGTTTTGGGTCCCATTAGCGCCTACCTGATCACTGGCTCGTTTGTAGTGGAACACATTTTTGCAATCCCCGGAATGGGGAGGTTTTTTGTTTTCGCCGTATCAAACAGGGACTACCCACTCGTAATGGGAATTACAATCGTCTATACGGTTATACTAGTCATAGCTAACCTCCTAGTAGATATACTCTATATTGTATTAGATCCGAGAATTACCTTTGAAAAAAGAAGAAAGTAGAGCTATGAGAAACATCAAGCTAACAATAGAGTACGATGGGACCAATTACCTTGGCTGGCAGAGACAGAAGAGAGGGCCTACCATACAGGAAACTATAGAAAATGCACTTGTAAAGATAACTACCCCCCATCTCATTTCCCTTCGACCTTGCTCAGGACATGCTTCCCCCACAAGGGGGGAAGGGAGCTTTGAGGTAAAGCTCATAGGATCCGGAAGGACAGACACCGGTGTCCATGCCTTGGGTCAGGTAGC belongs to Thermodesulfobacteriota bacterium and includes:
- a CDS encoding ABC transporter permease → MAKFILGRVFTGAFVVIVVSSITFFLLRVLPGGPFDTEKKLPPQILINIEQKYRLTEPVWKQYAIYMNNLLTGDFGPSYKYVDRTANDIIGDTLPVSMELGLVALLASIIFGTSMGTISATRPRGLFDFVAVSLSTALVSVPSFVIGAVLIYVFSVKLGWFPAALWGDARHLVLPALTLALGPAAYLARLVRASMLETSQATFIRTARAKGLSETRVVVKHILRNALIPVVTVLGPISAYLITGSFVVEHIFAIPGMGRFFVFAVSNRDYPLVMGITIVYTVILVIANLLVDILYIVLDPRITFEKRRK